cagccatttgTAGGAAACCTTGCCAAGGTCCTCAGCTTCAAGATCAGCTCATTTTGGATAAATTCTCAATACAGAGACATACATTATCAGATCGTAGATGTCCAAATGGGAATATGATAAATAACAAGAGTGCTGGGCCAAAAAAATACTCTTACCAATTTGGTTTAAGTGATGACGcaatataaagataaaaaaaaaaaaaaggatttatgACCCAACTGAAATATAAGTATGGCGTTATATGCTTGGTCTCACAGCAACATCGCTGATAAATGAAATGCTTTCCAGGAATTCACCAACAACAAACAGGTTTCAGAACAGTCCCAGCTGGCAACTGCATTACCAAACAGTGATAAAAAGCTTTGATAAAAGCAAATTTTCACTGGTGGATTATCTATCTCAAGCATCTGTCAAGTATCTGCAACTTGTTTTTTAATACATAAACTGTAACGGCCGCCTGGAGGATAGAAAGAAGTTGTGCTTTGGGAAATCATCAGCTGTGATTTGCAGCTATTGGGATAAAACATGCAAACGACTGACATGGTCTCTTCAGACAAACATAACATGACATCAATTGCAATGATTACGAAGGTGTCTGTATTTTAGAGATACAGATAAGAGATGTAGAATGTGAGCGTATAGTAAACAGTGGCTTTTCTTACCCACTCTTACGAAGAAACCTTGTTTAGCGATTTTGGCCTGTACCAGACAATGGGCGGCGGTGATGACCCATAATTCACTGAGCAGAGATCCTCCACAGAAAGGCTCCGCTCTTTGAAGGGTGGCTGATTGAGACATCAGGgccacctgcaaacacacacataaatacttAAATGAGCACAAAATGATGATCCCACAGCCagatctttttttcttgcacagGAACTAAACTCCTTGCATCCTACATGTCCCATAATGCAACATGGTAGCATCTTTTGTTAGGTGTTCTCCGCTTCGATGATTCCACATATTTCAAAGGTGGGATGTAACAAAGTATTTTACATATGTATACATTCAAGGTACTTTACATGAGTATTTCTACACAACCACAATGtatcttttattttcttttggttaaacttttttccccttttagcaacttttttgcttttatatCTCTAGATGCTTGTGAGATATGTTTATACAAGATTAGATGCAGAAGCAACATTCAATAACCACAATCAATAATCACATGACAAAGAGCATGCAAAAGTCTTGAGTAATGTGGTCAATGACCCCATAAACTGAAGATAAATGCATGTGCCTTTCCTTGTTCTGACTCCAATCTTTTCCTCCTCTACTGACTCCTCTTTCCATGCTACATTCCCTGACCCAGTGACCTGGAAATGTTCGGGTGGAGAGATATCGTTAGGTTCAAGCCCATGGACAAGCATCTGCATTCCTGTGGTGATTATGTGCAAGTATACCCATTTTCCAAAtgaagcttttttcttttttacctccTTGGGAGAAAGCAAATACCACCTAACTGCATCCCATTTTCCTTCAACTTGTCCCATCTCTCCAGTCTGCATCCCACACTACCTGCCAAGGTATTTCTCCAGGAGTGGCCTCATCGCCTCCCACAATCCTCTGGTCAGTGTTGTCCTGCGCTGTGATGGTGGGTAGTGTGGGGAAGAAAGACCAGTaggactgctgctttgtctctgtgGGCGTTTTGGTGGCGCTGAACGGCTCCTCGCTGGGAGCCGACCTCACTGAACGAACTGCAGAGGCCACTGAGGCGTTGAACGGGTCTGAATGAAAGTAATCATACACTGTCATATTGTAGTCAGAGTAGTCATCCTGCGGGGCGTTGCCGGAAGAGCTGTGTGCTGCCGACCGAACGTTTAATATGGATCTGGTGGCGGAGGTGGATGAGGTGGAGGCCGAGGTCACACGACCACAGCTGAATTGTTCTGAGGGTAGAAATACAGGCAAAACAAAGTACATATCTgattatacttacatacttttagTGAAGTAAAGTACTCAgagcagagtatttttacagtgctgTTAGTACTTCCAGTTAATTaagaatctgaatacttcttccaccattCCAATGTGTATAatgtagcagctgcagcagcgccGGTTCTGGGTGGTTCTCCGGCCGGAGTCTTACAATGCCCATGCATTATGTtctttatttgacagctataaAGTGCAACGCACGCAGAGTTTATGAGCCAAGCTGCGATCCCTTAATGGGTACCAGGGGGATGAGAATTGTAACATGATGAGTCCAGCTTTCTGTCTTATTGCTGTTTAAAAGACGGCATGTATATCACCCTCAATCTCTTATCTGTGGGAGAGGGCGTTTGTGTACAGTAGATGGCACCAGGATTTAATTTGAGCAAATAAAACCGTGGTGTCAAATGTGGGTGTAGAGGATGAGATGGGTGCAGTCCAGCATCCATATTTGCACAATGGGGTTCTTTTATTGTTCCCATTTGAGCAGAGGTAATGTCTGTAGTGTAGTGATTACAGtgtaaaatatatacatttggGCTGTGGTGAGAGTAACAAATGAActtttaaatataaaaacaacacCTGAACAACCCCTTAATGCTGTGTATGGTTCCATCACTTTATTTTACCTGTTGGCACACAGGCCTTCTTGTCTGGTCCAAGCTGGTAACCGGCTGCGCAGTGGCACACGACTTGCTCCGCCTGCATCACGCAGAAATGGGAACATCCTCCGTTGTTGACTGAACACTGCTTGGAGACCTCTGGATAAAGGCGGGAAGGCAGAATGAATCTATGTTGCACGTTAGCACTCACACTGATGATATATTTAAACTAGAAGGGCACCAGAGAGCGCAGACCTCCGCCAAGGCCACTAATCCACTCTTAAGAAGGAATTATGTCAAGATGTGGTTGTGCCCGAAGCCTCAGCATCTCAGCAGAGTTTGAACATTTTCCTTCATATCTCTGGTTGAGTTTATCGCTGCCAATTTCACATCTGGATGTGAGGAAGAGTACATTTTGTTGAatgatatgtgtgtatttatgtttgcaGCCACACTGTTGTGCCAGTTAtcccatgaaatcactgtccCTGAATGCTCCACAATGACTGCTTTAAGTGTCCCACCCCAGAGGATTGCTGGTACCTGGAGCCATTATTTCTACAGTTGGCTATTTTTTGTCTACATCTACTggcttttaaaatgtatgagtTTATTCTGCCCGGGACAAATGCCATATCTCACAATCTTAATGAAAGTGAATTGATCTGTGATTTGGATCTGCTTCAGGTTTTAAGGTGTTCTTCCTTTGCCAACGCTAAACCAGTCCACCAAGTACAAAGCAAATTGGGCCAGAAGTTTAAAgcaaactgaacagaaaacatgacCTCTTCGGCGGGGGATAGTGAAATGTTTGAGTTTGTCTCATCCAGCCTGTCACACTCACCGATCTCACAGTTTTTGCCGCTGAAGTCTGGTTTGCACCAGCAAACATATGCACTCATTCcgtcctcacacacacctccatttTGGCAGGGCGGTGGCTTACACTGGTCACCATCTACACGCAAGTATGAAACATACATGCACAGGTTTAGAGGTGATGGTGCGCTTTAAATGCTCTGAGAACTTGTCCTTCACTTGTCTTACCGAGATAGCCGGCCCAGAATTCCATCTGAAAGACAAACGCGGATGTTAATGAGGAAACTCAGAGCTCAGCTATTATACACACTTTGTTATAGTGGGAGAACGGTTTACTCGTGTGTGTGCAACCTACCGTTTTCTCGTCATTCTCAAACACCTCCCTGGCCTCTTCCATTGTGCAGACCTCCTCTATACACTCCCGCTCCAGGTTGTCTTTGTAAAGTACTTCTTCAAGATGGCCGCTGTTGTACCTGCGCTTGCGAAGCAGCACGGTGTTTGCCCCCTGCTGGGACACAAATACAGCACctgaaacagaggagaaaggtGAGAACATGCTGTGGCCTACAACTTGAGcccttttcatgtttatttccattttaacagATAGGCACCATTATAAGTGAGCCGAATTACCTATTAGCAATACCTGTTTGCGATGCACCAATGGGTGTGCAGACGACTATCACTTGATTTACTTtgaagaaaacttaaaatctTGTTGATTCTCAGACAAGTTTTAAAGTATGATCTGATTTCTATGGTAATCTACAGGAATTTATTCACGAATTGTGGGAATCAGGAGCTAAACAGTTTAAAGTCGCGCATCTCTGCCTGGTTGACCAAACCAACTGACTCAACTGAGATCAGCAGCATTACTTCTATCTCATTCCAGGACGCTCAAAGTAACACACTTGAATAAACAACATCGTCACCATGTGGACAGGCGTCAAACAGGACTGGTCCCTGTCTTTGTTTCCAGCCTTGATCATAATTTCTAGTCCTGTGATCAAGTGTAGATTTTTGAGAGGTGTCACTTTAAGACTTTGAGGTGAGAGATCAGGCCCTTAAAATGATCTGATGATCAACCAATCTGACCACCAGCCTCCTCCTATATTTTCACATCTCTGACCTTAGGCCGCCTCCTCAATCCATTCCCTGCTCATGTCGTTtacctttgttttcctctgggaTTTCAGCAGGCAGTCCGTACACCTCCAGCAGCAAACCAGCAATGAAAGCCAGTAAACAAACTCTGGCCATCTTGTCGTTGTCcgttctctgtctgtttttggctGTAGAGTCAAAGCCTGAAGTCAGCGCTCGAGAGACAGATCCACCACTCCAAAGTGCAGCCACACACTGTTTGCTCACCTGGGAGGTagaaagtgtgtgttcacatttgtgtatgtgtgtgtgtgtgagagagagagggagagagacagagagtaagGACGGGAAGAGTGTGTGGGGgattttgaatgtgtgtgtgtacaagaaagagagagagaggcataaAACTTGAAAAGCAGATGAATTTATTCAGTCATGTCAGATTGAAATTGAGCAAGAGCAAATATTGACTGATGAGAAAGAAGGACATTTCTGGAcatagttttgtgtgtgtgtgtgggagtatgtgtgtgtgtgtgtgtgtgtgtgtgtgtgtgtgtgtgtgtgtgtgtgtgtgtatttgatgaCATTACCAGCTGTTAGCCATGTTGTTTATCATGATGAGTCTTGTCTGATAAGCAGCTTTTCCAGCATGGCTTACGTGACGTTTCAAATGGagtaaacacacagacgcatgcacgtacacacactcacacatactcacacacacgcacacagttgtgtttcagtcatttttggggacattacatagacttacattcatttaatttaaccataaccataattgctcacacaaaacacagattgCTTGTACTTGTATATTTGCAAGTACTCTCATTGACTTCATACACACTGGCCCAAACTAACTTACTTAGTTTTCACTTGAATCTAATTCTGACCTTAAAGAGTTTCAGAGAGGATGTAACAAATAAATTTCCTTTTACAAACAAAAAGCTAAATGTATTAGCAATAAATGGCATACTTTGATACTTTAATGCGCTCAGGTTTGGCCTCTTCTTAGTTGATTcggtatgaccagtagctttgGTGGCCAATGAAAGCAAAACTAGATGGATATTGTTGTGTAACAAGTGATTTTTCTGACTAATCTGTGTTTATGATACAGTTACACAATGCTTAGTTACCATTTTACCCTACTTATCGCTTGTGGCAACAGTTGCAGCTGTCCAGCAAAATGTACAAAAGCTTGTTTTAACCCTTAAATCAAGTCTTAATCCTCAAACAGCCTTTTGGAGAAGTGAAAACCAGCCATAATTCGCTCAAGTTCACACTCAAACTGCTCCTCATGAAGACTGTAGCTATACAAGAcactctctcccacacacacacacacacacacacacacacacacacacacacacacacacacacacacacacacacacacacacaaacacacgcgcgcTAATGTGTCCACACTTTAAATTGTATCACCATTTGAGTGGacaaatgctgctgtaaatccAGCCAGGCAGATCAGCTTGAAGTCATTTAGAAACAGCAGGAATTATATTAAGAACTGCTGTACTTTACACACTGAAGTAGAGAACACCTGGACTCCATGCTTGATCTTGGGTATTGACGGCTATTTGATTAGACTGAGTTACACAGGGTGTGGCTGCGGACAAatcactgtgactgacagccagGTCGGCTAGCCTTGAGCCAGCAGCTCCTTGGCAGCAGCGGCCTTGTGTTGACTTATTGGCTGAGGATGATTTAAATGGGGGTGAAGGAGAGCTGCGTCCCTCTTTTTAACGCAGCTTATGCAATCATGAAATTCACCCCCCTTGCAAACTACAGACTCTACAGCGGAAGGAAAAATAGCCTGGGAATTTGAACAATTAGCCCGATCGCCGCCCCTTTGCTAACAATTATGATTAAATCACTCCCTGCTGATTAGTGTCCTGTGGGACCAGATCTGTCAGTGGCGTCAACGGCAGCTTGGCAGTCAATGACGTCAAGCATCTGAGACATAAATGtacacagagaggaaagcaaAGTGGGTGAAAACCAGAGATGGCATGCTGGTGGACAGAGCTTGTCCCCAGTGTACACAATC
This region of Chaetodon trifascialis isolate fChaTrf1 chromosome 16, fChaTrf1.hap1, whole genome shotgun sequence genomic DNA includes:
- the f9b gene encoding coagulation factor IXb isoform X2, translating into MAFQLGAVFVSQQGANTVLLRKRRYNSGHLEEVLYKDNLERECIEEVCTMEEAREVFENDEKTMEFWAGYLDGDQCKPPPCQNGGVCEDGMSAYVCWCKPDFSGKNCEIEVSKQCSVNNGGCSHFCVMQAEQVVCHCAAGYQLGPDKKACVPTEQFSCGRVTSASTSSTSATRSILNVRSAAHSSSGNAPQDDYSDYNMTVYDYFHSDPFNASVASAVRSVRSAPSEEPFSATKTPTETKQQSYWSFFPTLPTITAQDNTDQRIVGGDEATPGEIPWQVALMSQSATLQRAEPFCGGSLLSELWVITAAHCLVQAKIAKQGFFVRVGEHDVDEVEDHERDHLVAEQHLHHMYDYKRSPYNHDIALLKLANPVELSNQRRPICLGPKDFTENLLRESSSSLVSGWGRLKFLGRQATKLQKLEVPYVERTACKQSSRDHVTRFMFCAGFQNEQMDSCQGDSGGPHATNYKGTWFLTGIVSWGEECAKDGKYGIYTRVSRYYPWISQRTGIRIN
- the f9b gene encoding coagulation factor IXb isoform X1; the protein is MARVCLLAFIAGLLLEVYGLPAEIPEENKGAVFVSQQGANTVLLRKRRYNSGHLEEVLYKDNLERECIEEVCTMEEAREVFENDEKTMEFWAGYLDGDQCKPPPCQNGGVCEDGMSAYVCWCKPDFSGKNCEIEVSKQCSVNNGGCSHFCVMQAEQVVCHCAAGYQLGPDKKACVPTEQFSCGRVTSASTSSTSATRSILNVRSAAHSSSGNAPQDDYSDYNMTVYDYFHSDPFNASVASAVRSVRSAPSEEPFSATKTPTETKQQSYWSFFPTLPTITAQDNTDQRIVGGDEATPGEIPWQVALMSQSATLQRAEPFCGGSLLSELWVITAAHCLVQAKIAKQGFFVRVGEHDVDEVEDHERDHLVAEQHLHHMYDYKRSPYNHDIALLKLANPVELSNQRRPICLGPKDFTENLLRESSSSLVSGWGRLKFLGRQATKLQKLEVPYVERTACKQSSRDHVTRFMFCAGFQNEQMDSCQGDSGGPHATNYKGTWFLTGIVSWGEECAKDGKYGIYTRVSRYYPWISQRTGIRIN